One region of Primulina tabacum isolate GXHZ01 chromosome 17, ASM2559414v2, whole genome shotgun sequence genomic DNA includes:
- the LOC142530618 gene encoding chlorophyll a-b binding protein CP26, chloroplastic-like, with translation YSLGPDRRIFLPEGLLNRSEVPEYLTGEVPGDYGYDPFGLSKKPADFAKYQAYEPTGALLLDGNTLYYFGKNIPINLVLAMIAEVALVGGAEYYRIINGLNLEDKLHPGGPFDPLGFANDPDQAAILKVKEIKNGRLAMFSMLGFFIQAYVTGKGPVENLAAHLSDPFGNNLLTVIAGSAERVPTL, from the exons TATTCTCTTGGGCCTGACAGGAGAATCTTCTTGCCTGAGGGGCTCTTGAACAGATCAGAAGTCCCCGAGTACCTGACAGGCGAAGTCCCCGGAGA CTATGGGTATGATCCCTTTGGCCTCAGCAAGAAACCGGCCGACTTTGCCAA ATATCAAGCGTACGAACCT ACCGGTGCTCTGCTACTTGATGGGAACACGTTGTATTACTTCGGAAAGAACATCCCCATTAACCTTGTTCTGGCTATGATTGCTGAGGTTGCGCTAGTTGGTGG TGCCGAATATTACAGAATCATCAACGGATTG AATCTAGAAGACAAGCTTCATCCTGGTGGTCCTTTTGACCCATTGGGGTTTGCAAATGACCCGGACCAGGCAGCAATTTTGAAGGTGAAGGAGATCAAAAACGGTAGATTAGCCATGTTCTCCATGCTTGGCTTCTTCATCCAGGCATATGTGACTGGGAAGGGACCTGTCGAAAACCTTGCGGCACACTTGAGTGATCCCTTTGGCAACAACTTGCTCACAGTAATTGCGGGATCAGCTGAACGAGTTCCTACCCTGTAA
- the LOC142531829 gene encoding UDP-galactose/UDP-glucose transporter 2-like, translating to MKNEEQSRSLFGISLTDRPRWQQFIICSSGFFFGYLVNGVCEEYVYNRLQFSYGWYFTFVQGWVYILLIYLQGFTTKQMVNPWKTYIKLSAVLMGSSGLIKSSLAFLNYPAQLMFKSTKLLGWLVAAPFIFGALYVLFVPCFTVLVPKFNSVPSSPKKPLNSPSEVRLKVRDV from the exons ATGAAGAACGAGGAGCAATCGCGTTCTTTGTTCGGGATTTCACTCACGGACCGGCCGAGATGGCAGCAGTTCATCATCTGTTCTTCTGGGTTTTTCTTCGGGTATCTTGTTAATGGAGTCTGTGAG GAATATGTATACAATAGACTTCAATTCAG TTACGGATGGTACTTCACTTTTGTTCAAGGATGGGTATATATCCTGCTGATATATTTACAAGGATTCACAACCAAGCAAATGGTGAATCCCTGGAAGACTTATATTAAGCTATCAGCTGTGCTAATGGGTTCGAGTGGACTCATCAAAAGTTCTCTGGCTTTTCTCAATTATCCAGCACAACTCATGTTCAAATCGACCAAG CTGTTGGGATGGCTTGTTGCTGCACCATTTATCTTTGGGGCCCTCTACGTATTATTTGTGCCTTGTTTCACAGTCTTGGTACCTAAGTTCAACTCTGTTCCTTCAAGCCCAAAAAAGCCGCTCAACTCTCCCTCTGAAGTCAGGCTAAAAGTCAGGGATGTATGA